Proteins encoded by one window of Ralstonia sp. RRA:
- a CDS encoding alkaline phosphatase family protein — translation MAGLSVIQHVVVLMLENRSFDNLFGTLYPKSAEFDGLSGTETNPDGSGDPIRVWTTPAPPNVMTLPSPDPGELFTDINQQLFGAQTPLGQTPAMQGFTTNYAKNGGDPRDIMHFFTSDQVPALSTLARNYAVSDAWFASAPCQTWPNRFFVHTGTAHGYPNNSPVHFPYLMPTLFNALDGVVPDDWRVYYHDFAQSLTLTRLWMHLDHFHLFDDFLDDAANGNLPSYSFIEPRYFADLNWPNDMHPPHDIGYGDALVAQVYNALRTSPQWHQTLLVVTFDEHGGCYDHVPPPSAVPPSPPQPGQLFAFDRLGVRVPAVVVSPWIPKGTIFRSTVAQPYDHTAIIKTLRNRYNIQTPLTARDASAPDLAQVLELTAPDDNRDPVVARPMVADPAGLQAARNAPLNDFQWAMHESAAMLAPLGTGISIDDHVRNLSTDQQPPVPAAQNAQQAAQHIKDVLASMDLPYAGQ, via the coding sequence ATGGCAGGCTTGAGCGTCATCCAGCACGTGGTCGTGCTGATGCTGGAAAACCGGTCATTCGACAACCTGTTCGGCACGCTCTATCCCAAGAGCGCCGAGTTTGACGGGCTCTCCGGCACCGAGACCAACCCCGACGGCAGCGGTGACCCCATCCGCGTGTGGACCACCCCAGCGCCACCCAACGTGATGACGCTGCCCAGCCCCGATCCGGGCGAGCTGTTCACCGACATCAACCAGCAACTCTTTGGCGCGCAAACCCCGCTGGGGCAGACGCCCGCCATGCAGGGTTTCACCACCAACTACGCCAAGAACGGCGGTGACCCGCGCGACATCATGCATTTCTTCACGTCGGACCAGGTGCCGGCGCTGTCCACGCTGGCACGCAACTACGCCGTGAGCGACGCGTGGTTTGCCTCCGCGCCATGCCAGACGTGGCCCAACCGCTTCTTCGTGCATACCGGCACGGCGCACGGCTATCCGAACAACTCGCCCGTGCACTTTCCGTATCTGATGCCGACGCTGTTCAACGCGCTGGATGGTGTGGTGCCGGACGACTGGCGTGTCTACTACCACGACTTTGCGCAGTCGCTCACGCTCACGCGGCTGTGGATGCATCTGGACCACTTCCACCTGTTCGACGATTTTCTGGACGATGCCGCCAACGGCAACTTGCCCTCGTACAGCTTTATCGAGCCGCGCTACTTTGCCGATCTCAACTGGCCGAATGACATGCACCCGCCGCACGATATCGGCTATGGCGATGCGCTGGTCGCCCAGGTGTACAACGCGCTGCGCACCTCGCCGCAGTGGCACCAGACCCTGCTGGTCGTCACCTTTGACGAACATGGCGGCTGCTATGACCACGTGCCGCCGCCGTCTGCCGTGCCGCCCAGCCCGCCGCAGCCGGGGCAGCTCTTCGCGTTTGACCGGCTGGGGGTGCGTGTGCCGGCGGTAGTGGTATCGCCGTGGATTCCCAAGGGCACGATCTTCCGCTCGACGGTGGCGCAGCCATACGACCACACCGCCATCATCAAGACGCTGCGCAACCGCTACAACATTCAGACACCGCTCACTGCACGCGATGCCAGTGCGCCGGACCTCGCCCAGGTGTTGGAGCTGACTGCACCCGATGACAACCGGGACCCCGTCGTCGCCCGCCCCATGGTTGCCGACCCAGCCGGTCTGCAGGCCGCGCGTAACGCACCGCTCAACGATTTCCAGTGGGCCATGCACGAATCAGCGGCGATGCTGGCGCCGCTGGGCACGGGCATCAGCATTGATGACCACGTGCGCAATCTGTCGACGGATCAGCAACCGCCTGTGCCGGCTGCGCAGAACGCCCAACAAGCGGCGCAGCACATCAAGGACGTATTAGCGTCGATGGATTTGCCGTATGCCGGTCAGTAA
- a CDS encoding MFS transporter: MTTVALSSAGSAQRSRHHRWKVLGVGVAANASFSAAFSGIPTTAVFIRSAYHLGNAELGIALGLLGLGIAISELPWGLLTDRWGDRAVLLAGLGLTALALFVMACFVAPMHGSVPPLTWLAAGMLSVGLLGGSVNGSSGRAVMGWFREGERGLAMSIRQTAVPLGGGIGALVLPSLAAHAGFAVVYGVLAVACALTAVLTWLWVREAPDIVTTTAKTAAADTGRGPLGDPMLWRMALAIGLLCVPQGAVVAFATVFLRDFAHANVLTLSLTMAAVQGGAAVMRVWSGRWTDRHGNRRAYLLACARLSVVLFVVLAGVAWATAALPIDLSIMRAALVAAIVVAGISVSAWHGVGFTEMATMAGVQRAGTALGLGNTGAFTALGVTSLCLPHVLAWSSWPVVWLVTALSALIAWRVLPAVRG; this comes from the coding sequence ATGACCACCGTTGCGCTGTCATCCGCTGGTTCCGCCCAACGTTCACGCCATCACCGCTGGAAGGTGCTGGGGGTGGGCGTGGCCGCCAATGCCAGCTTTTCTGCCGCGTTTTCGGGCATCCCGACCACGGCGGTGTTCATCCGCTCGGCGTATCACCTGGGCAATGCCGAGTTGGGCATCGCGCTGGGGCTGCTGGGGCTGGGCATTGCCATCAGCGAGCTGCCGTGGGGCCTGCTGACCGACCGCTGGGGTGACCGTGCCGTGCTGCTGGCGGGTCTCGGGCTGACGGCGCTGGCGCTGTTTGTGATGGCGTGTTTCGTGGCCCCCATGCATGGCAGCGTGCCGCCGCTGACGTGGCTGGCGGCTGGCATGCTGAGCGTCGGCCTGCTGGGCGGCAGCGTGAATGGGTCCAGCGGCCGCGCGGTCATGGGTTGGTTCCGTGAGGGTGAGCGTGGTCTCGCCATGAGCATCCGCCAGACTGCCGTGCCGCTGGGTGGTGGCATTGGTGCGCTGGTGTTGCCGAGCCTGGCTGCACACGCTGGCTTTGCCGTGGTGTACGGCGTGCTGGCGGTAGCCTGCGCGTTGACGGCGGTGTTGACGTGGCTGTGGGTGCGCGAGGCACCGGACATCGTGACCACCACCGCCAAGACCGCCGCCGCCGACACCGGACGTGGCCCGCTCGGCGATCCGATGCTCTGGCGCATGGCGCTGGCCATTGGCCTGCTATGCGTGCCGCAAGGGGCGGTTGTTGCCTTCGCCACGGTGTTCCTGCGGGATTTTGCGCACGCCAACGTGCTGACGCTTAGCCTGACGATGGCCGCGGTGCAGGGTGGCGCGGCGGTCATGCGCGTGTGGAGCGGCCGCTGGACGGATCGCCACGGCAATCGCCGTGCATACCTGCTGGCCTGCGCCCGGCTGAGTGTGGTGTTGTTCGTCGTGCTGGCCGGCGTGGCATGGGCCACGGCTGCGCTGCCGATCGATCTGTCGATCATGCGTGCGGCATTGGTGGCGGCCATCGTGGTTGCCGGCATCAGTGTGTCGGCGTGGCATGGTGTGGGCTTTACGGAGATGGCGACGATGGCTGGTGTGCAGCGCGCCGGCACGGCATTGGGCCTGGGCAATACCGGCGCCTTTACTGCGCTCGGGGTGACGTCGCTGTGCCTGCCGCATGTGCTGGCGTGGTCGTCGTGGCCAGTGGTGTGGCTGGTGACGGCGCTCAGTGCACTGATTGCGTGGCGAGTGCTGCCGGCGGTACGTGGGTAG
- a CDS encoding DJ-1/PfpI family protein produces MRRIGFLVFPGCSLLDFTGPLTAFDVANRLAPQPAYRIDVLSEDGVQVRSAPGLVMQTQKLDDPAFDTLIISGGNGPREDTFSATLIAFVQEAAQHSRRMTSVCSGAFALAAAGLLDGRRATTHWRVAAQLQRRYPHVQVQSDHIFIHDGPVWTSAGISSGIDLALALIEEDLGVEVSRAVARELVVYHRRPGGQSQFSALLELDPASSRIARALSYAREHLHETLDVDRLAEVAHLSRRQFDRAFAAETGQTPAKAVEKLRAEAARPRVESGDESLEQVARAVGFADPERMRRAFIRVFGQPPQSVRRGGRSARSQLAA; encoded by the coding sequence ATGCGCAGAATCGGCTTTCTGGTGTTTCCGGGCTGCAGCCTGCTGGATTTCACAGGCCCGCTGACCGCCTTTGATGTGGCCAACCGCCTGGCGCCGCAACCGGCCTACCGGATCGACGTACTGTCCGAAGATGGCGTACAGGTGCGGAGCGCGCCCGGCCTCGTCATGCAGACACAGAAGCTGGACGACCCGGCCTTCGACACGCTGATCATTTCGGGCGGCAACGGCCCGCGTGAGGACACGTTTTCCGCCACGCTGATCGCGTTCGTGCAGGAAGCCGCACAGCATTCGCGGCGCATGACGAGCGTGTGCTCCGGTGCGTTCGCGCTGGCCGCTGCGGGGCTGCTGGACGGCCGCCGCGCCACCACACACTGGCGTGTGGCCGCGCAATTGCAGCGGCGCTATCCGCACGTTCAGGTGCAAAGCGATCACATCTTCATCCACGACGGCCCGGTGTGGACGTCCGCCGGCATCTCGTCGGGCATTGACCTGGCGCTCGCACTCATCGAAGAAGACCTGGGTGTTGAAGTCTCCCGCGCGGTAGCGCGTGAGCTGGTGGTGTATCACCGGCGGCCGGGTGGGCAGTCGCAGTTTTCTGCGCTGCTGGAACTGGACCCGGCATCGAGCCGCATTGCGCGTGCGTTGAGCTATGCACGCGAGCACCTGCACGAAACGCTCGATGTGGATCGCCTGGCGGAAGTGGCGCATCTGAGCCGCCGGCAGTTCGATCGTGCCTTCGCGGCCGAGACCGGCCAGACGCCCGCCAAGGCGGTCGAAAAGCTGCGCGCGGAAGCCGCCCGGCCGCGCGTGGAATCCGGCGATGAATCCCTGGAACAGGTAGCCCGCGCCGTCGGCTTTGCTGATCCGGAACGCATGCGGCGCGCGTTCATCCGTGTGTTCGGGCAGCCGCCGCAGTCCGTGCGGCGTGGTGGGCGCTCAGCGCGGTCACAACTGGCGGCGTAA
- a CDS encoding glutathione S-transferase, translating to MSTDTTLPLLYSYRRCPYAMRARLAMLQANRRFQTFEIVMRDKPAALLALSPKGTVPVLHLPDGGVLEESLDIMRWALESPDLEGWWSRAQTDDNLALLRTNDGDFKRLLDRYKYPDRYPEDGQPREAVRAQAVAALLTPLEARFQAQRYLGGATPCATDLAIFPFVRQFAAVEPDWFAAQPMPALQAWLGGWLGSRLFEVCMTKQPVQAAAVFPEFQPLT from the coding sequence ATGTCCACCGACACCACCCTGCCCCTGCTCTACAGCTACCGCCGCTGCCCGTACGCCATGCGTGCGCGCCTGGCGATGCTGCAGGCCAACCGGCGCTTCCAGACGTTTGAAATCGTGATGCGCGACAAGCCCGCCGCGCTGCTCGCGCTGTCGCCCAAGGGGACGGTGCCGGTGCTGCATCTGCCCGATGGCGGCGTGCTGGAAGAGAGCCTGGACATCATGCGCTGGGCGCTCGAATCGCCCGACCTCGAAGGCTGGTGGAGCCGCGCCCAGACTGACGACAACCTGGCGCTGCTGCGCACCAACGATGGCGACTTCAAACGCCTGCTCGACCGCTACAAATACCCTGACCGCTATCCGGAAGATGGGCAACCGCGCGAGGCCGTGCGCGCGCAGGCCGTGGCCGCGCTGCTGACCCCACTGGAAGCGCGATTCCAGGCACAGCGGTATCTTGGCGGCGCAACACCGTGCGCGACAGACTTGGCGATCTTTCCGTTCGTGCGCCAGTTTGCGGCGGTGGAGCCGGATTGGTTTGCAGCGCAGCCCATGCCCGCGCTGCAGGCTTGGCTGGGGGGTTGGTTGGGCAGCCGCCTGTTCGAGGTCTGCATGACCAAACAGCCCGTACAGGCCGCTGCCGTGTTTCCCGAGTTTCAGCCACTCACCTGA
- a CDS encoding class I SAM-dependent methyltransferase, with translation MSASNMQDLAPDSTAARVALWRALHVEVDAPPHVLEDNVGLQLLAPEPGWQQRGDMHPEFTRPFRASIVARARFIEDLVVEQAARGLSQYVILGAGLDSFAQRRPDVASHLKVFEVDQPNPQAWKRQRLADLGFGVPDWLRFVPVDFEAGGSWQAGLAAAGFDAGKPAVVVSTGVSMYLTKEANAATLREVATLAPGSVLAMTFLLPLEMADPDVRPGLEMAEKGARASGTPFISFFTPPQIQSLAREAGFSKAEHVSAAALTERYFADRTDGFRPPNNAEELLVATV, from the coding sequence ATGAGCGCAAGCAACATGCAGGATCTGGCACCGGACAGCACCGCAGCACGCGTCGCCCTGTGGCGCGCCTTGCATGTTGAAGTCGACGCACCGCCGCATGTGCTGGAAGACAACGTCGGCCTGCAGTTGCTCGCACCCGAGCCCGGCTGGCAACAGCGCGGCGACATGCATCCGGAGTTCACACGCCCTTTTCGCGCCTCCATCGTGGCGCGGGCGCGCTTTATTGAAGACCTGGTCGTCGAGCAGGCTGCGCGGGGGCTGAGCCAGTACGTCATCCTGGGTGCGGGGCTCGACAGCTTTGCGCAACGCAGGCCGGACGTTGCGTCGCACCTCAAGGTGTTCGAAGTGGATCAGCCCAACCCCCAGGCATGGAAACGCCAGCGCCTGGCCGACCTTGGCTTTGGCGTGCCCGATTGGCTGCGCTTTGTGCCGGTTGATTTCGAAGCGGGCGGATCCTGGCAGGCAGGTCTTGCGGCGGCAGGCTTTGATGCGGGCAAGCCCGCCGTCGTCGTGTCGACGGGCGTGAGCATGTATCTCACCAAAGAGGCGAATGCGGCCACGCTGCGCGAAGTGGCGACGCTGGCACCAGGGTCAGTGCTGGCGATGACGTTCCTGCTACCGCTGGAAATGGCAGATCCCGACGTGCGCCCCGGGCTGGAGATGGCCGAGAAAGGTGCACGGGCCAGCGGCACGCCCTTCATCAGCTTCTTCACGCCACCGCAAATTCAGTCGCTGGCCCGTGAAGCCGGTTTCAGCAAGGCAGAGCACGTTTCTGCAGCTGCGCTGACCGAACGCTACTTTGCCGACCGGACCGATGGCTTTCGCCCGCCGAACAACGCAGAGGAGTTGCTCGTCGCAACGGTCTAG
- a CDS encoding organic hydroperoxide resistance protein, which translates to MTRIENVLYTANVHVTGGRDGQAQSNDDRLNLKLSPPGSSGRGTNPEQLFAAGWSACFIGAMGRAASQMKIKLPADLALDTEVDLGTTDDAYFLQARLNVSLPGLDREVAQAVVEAAHQLCPYSKATRGNIHVELNLV; encoded by the coding sequence ATGACCCGCATCGAGAACGTGCTGTACACCGCCAACGTCCACGTGACCGGTGGCCGCGACGGCCAGGCGCAGAGCAATGACGACCGCCTGAATCTGAAGCTCTCGCCCCCGGGCAGCAGCGGCCGCGGCACGAACCCGGAGCAACTGTTTGCTGCAGGTTGGTCCGCCTGCTTCATTGGTGCGATGGGCCGCGCGGCCAGCCAGATGAAGATCAAGCTGCCGGCAGACCTGGCACTGGATACGGAAGTGGACCTGGGCACCACCGACGATGCGTACTTCCTGCAGGCCCGCCTGAACGTCAGCCTGCCGGGTCTGGACCGCGAGGTTGCGCAGGCCGTGGTGGAAGCCGCACACCAGCTCTGCCCGTATTCGAAGGCCACGCGCGGCAACATCCATGTCGAACTGAATCTGGTCTGA
- a CDS encoding thioredoxin family protein encodes MRTYLRAALVAIAIGAAYFAATGARAYSPFSAPAANGTAAPEFTGIDQWLNSQPLTMRSLRGKVVLVDFWTYSCINCINTLPYVKQLHEKYKDQGLVVVGVHTPEYPFEKSTANVQAALKRFDIRYPVAQDNSYATWTAFNNQYWPAQYLIDADGRIVYQHFGEGRYAETEAAIQKLLAERKPAQPAR; translated from the coding sequence ATGCGCACCTATTTACGCGCCGCCCTGGTGGCGATTGCCATTGGCGCGGCCTACTTTGCTGCCACCGGCGCACGCGCCTACAGCCCATTCAGCGCACCTGCGGCCAACGGCACTGCTGCCCCTGAGTTCACCGGCATTGACCAATGGCTGAACTCCCAACCGCTCACCATGCGCAGCCTGCGCGGCAAGGTGGTGCTGGTCGATTTCTGGACGTACTCGTGTATTAACTGCATTAACACGCTGCCATACGTGAAGCAGCTGCACGAGAAGTACAAGGATCAAGGGCTCGTTGTGGTGGGCGTACACACGCCCGAGTACCCGTTCGAGAAGTCGACTGCGAATGTGCAGGCCGCGCTCAAGCGCTTCGACATCCGCTATCCGGTGGCGCAGGACAACAGCTATGCCACATGGACGGCCTTCAACAACCAGTACTGGCCAGCCCAGTACCTGATCGATGCCGATGGCCGCATCGTCTACCAGCACTTCGGCGAAGGGCGCTATGCCGAAACGGAAGCTGCCATCCAGAAGCTGCTGGCGGAACGCAAGCCGGCACAACCTGCACGTTGA
- a CDS encoding DUF2784 domain-containing protein: MTALADAVLVLHALLVVFIVGGLVAIWVGGARKRSWARNRVFRFVHLTAISIVAGLAVLDVPCPLTVLEDRLRTGSAGSSGFIQRWVSALLYYDLPLWVFAVSYVAFLLAVVLTWWRIPPHPKGSGPSG; this comes from the coding sequence ATGACTGCATTGGCCGATGCAGTGCTCGTGCTGCACGCGTTGCTCGTCGTGTTCATTGTCGGCGGGCTCGTTGCCATCTGGGTTGGTGGAGCGCGCAAGCGCAGTTGGGCGCGCAATCGCGTGTTCCGCTTTGTGCATCTCACGGCCATCAGCATCGTTGCCGGGCTGGCGGTGCTTGATGTGCCATGTCCGCTCACAGTGCTGGAGGATCGGCTGCGCACCGGGTCAGCCGGCTCAAGCGGTTTCATCCAGCGCTGGGTGAGCGCGCTGCTTTACTACGATCTGCCACTGTGGGTGTTTGCCGTGAGCTACGTCGCGTTCCTGCTGGCAGTGGTGCTCACGTGGTGGCGTATTCCGCCACACCCCAAGGGGTCGGGCCCCTCGGGGTGA
- a CDS encoding response regulator — protein sequence MSKILVVDDSSTVRDEVAGFLKKNGLAVDTAVDGKDGLAKIKANPGLKLVISDVNMPNMDGLTMVEKVRGELGNKTVNVIMLTTESSPAMKDRGKAAGVKGWIVKPFKGDAVLETFKKLAS from the coding sequence ATGAGCAAGATTCTGGTGGTCGACGATTCGAGCACGGTGCGCGACGAAGTGGCCGGCTTCCTGAAGAAGAACGGGCTGGCAGTGGATACCGCCGTGGACGGCAAGGACGGCCTGGCAAAGATCAAGGCCAACCCCGGCCTGAAACTGGTCATCAGCGACGTGAACATGCCCAACATGGACGGCCTGACCATGGTCGAGAAGGTGCGCGGCGAGCTGGGCAACAAGACGGTCAACGTCATCATGCTGACCACGGAAAGCAGCCCGGCCATGAAGGACCGCGGCAAGGCGGCTGGCGTGAAGGGCTGGATCGTCAAGCCCTTCAAGGGCGATGCCGTGCTGGAGACGTTCAAGAAGCTGGCGAGCTGA
- a CDS encoding methyl-accepting chemotaxis protein yields MGSIVLAALAGGLVLGVLAWMAQQRRVNALMRTLGDAEHRIAALSSDLAKHTAQVEAGTREVQTLEATVAQMQSAASDQAELVEQLRTELQSAAEAKEQWASRARQITDEAARLRGLALTFERWHEQMISLMEQNHDMHAKNQELQSIVRHVVIVSLNASIEAARAGTAGRGFAVVASEVRSLAARSEELSKSYRNSLHLNDLTTTATFQDIQAGGKMITASLSSVEALANQFQTQLH; encoded by the coding sequence ATGGGATCGATTGTTCTGGCCGCGCTGGCCGGCGGATTGGTGCTGGGTGTGCTGGCATGGATGGCACAGCAACGCCGGGTCAACGCGCTGATGCGCACGCTGGGCGACGCCGAACACCGCATCGCCGCACTGTCGAGTGATTTGGCGAAACACACCGCACAAGTGGAAGCCGGCACGCGCGAGGTGCAGACGCTGGAAGCCACTGTCGCGCAGATGCAGAGCGCCGCATCCGATCAGGCAGAGCTTGTTGAGCAGTTGCGCACCGAGCTGCAGTCAGCCGCAGAGGCCAAGGAGCAATGGGCCAGCCGCGCCCGGCAGATTACCGACGAGGCAGCACGCCTGCGCGGCCTGGCGCTGACCTTCGAGCGCTGGCACGAGCAGATGATCTCGCTCATGGAACAGAACCACGACATGCACGCCAAGAACCAGGAGTTGCAGTCGATCGTGCGCCATGTGGTGATCGTCTCGCTCAATGCCTCCATTGAGGCGGCGCGTGCGGGTACGGCGGGGCGTGGCTTTGCCGTGGTTGCCAGCGAGGTGCGTTCGCTTGCGGCGCGCTCGGAGGAACTCTCCAAGAGCTACCGCAACAGCCTGCACCTTAATGATCTGACCACCACCGCCACGTTCCAGGACATTCAGGCAGGCGGGAAGATGATCACGGCGTCGTTGTCGAGCGTCGAGGCGCTGGCCAACCAGTTTCAAACCCAGCTTCACTAG
- a CDS encoding HAMP domain-containing protein, with protein MTIRHRITLLIVLMFVALAAIGGYAVYQTRSSASEVKQVTEGVVPSALASADLVSLVKDVQLATMALVYAPDDNIVSQAKDDLKTKEAALRAALEVQAKRANSHAQEGLVTQAKETVDSYFEAIQQTTDMKVQGKNELAQAFLFANVASYRDVLEKIVETLRIEKNREKDDAIAGLNGKLASTATTIGVVSGVAIVLLTAIGMLLYRQITRPLTRMQAEMSEIATSQDFTRRVPVGRMDEIGHSVVAFNQMIEKIQENQALLKQKTADIQAMLQNMQQGILTVVDAGVVHEEYSIYLESIFETQEIAGRKLMDLIFADTNLGADALSQVDAAVDACLGQDVINFAFNQHLLASEVEKRMPDGRVKTLDLSWSAITDESDTILRLMLCVRDVTELRKLAAEASEQRRNLEMIGEILAVSQEKFQHFIDSSTSFVHENERIIRQYSQADSAAIAALFRNMHTIKGNARTYNLQHLTNVVHETEQTYHALREPGSEHTWDQDWLMQELTRVREAIENYARINESKLGRKGGAAQGGAVQVVPDAMSRIQESLRLLESANPGSLYELVSMRDSVYHLLRLLGSETVDEMLSGVLQSLPSLAKELGKEPAAVRIDDNGYRVRTEAGGILQNVFTHLLRNSIDHGIETPDVRTALGKPAAGTIHLEVGVDQGMLQITLCDDGRGLALDRIRNIAVERGWIGAEERPSDEDIAQFIFRPGFSTAETVTEISGRGVGMDAVLEFLKREQGRIELRFTDDHKGAAFRQFQTVVCLPERFAVDSVNAALGGQPDVHLDMDKEAS; from the coding sequence ATGACTATTCGTCATCGTATTACTTTGCTGATCGTGCTGATGTTTGTCGCCTTGGCGGCCATTGGCGGTTATGCGGTCTACCAGACCCGCAGCAGCGCGTCGGAGGTCAAGCAGGTGACCGAGGGCGTTGTGCCGAGCGCGCTGGCATCAGCCGATCTGGTGTCGCTGGTGAAGGATGTGCAACTGGCGACGATGGCGCTGGTGTATGCCCCCGACGACAACATCGTCAGCCAGGCCAAGGATGACCTGAAGACCAAGGAAGCCGCGCTGCGTGCCGCGCTGGAAGTGCAGGCCAAGCGCGCCAACAGTCATGCCCAGGAAGGGTTGGTCACGCAGGCCAAGGAAACCGTCGACAGCTACTTCGAGGCCATCCAGCAGACCACCGACATGAAGGTGCAAGGCAAGAACGAGCTTGCGCAGGCCTTCCTGTTTGCCAACGTGGCCAGCTATCGCGATGTGCTGGAGAAGATTGTCGAGACGCTGCGCATCGAGAAGAACCGCGAGAAGGACGATGCCATTGCCGGCCTCAACGGCAAGCTCGCCAGCACGGCCACCACCATCGGTGTGGTGAGCGGCGTGGCCATCGTGCTGCTGACTGCGATCGGCATGCTGCTGTATCGCCAGATCACCCGCCCGCTCACGCGCATGCAGGCCGAGATGAGCGAGATCGCCACCAGCCAGGACTTCACGCGCCGCGTGCCTGTGGGCCGCATGGACGAGATCGGTCACTCGGTGGTGGCGTTCAACCAGATGATCGAGAAGATCCAGGAGAACCAGGCACTGCTCAAGCAGAAGACGGCCGACATCCAGGCGATGCTGCAGAACATGCAGCAGGGCATCCTGACCGTGGTCGATGCCGGCGTGGTGCATGAGGAGTATTCGATCTACCTGGAATCGATTTTCGAGACGCAGGAGATTGCCGGTCGCAAGCTGATGGACCTGATCTTTGCCGATACCAACCTGGGCGCCGATGCGCTGTCACAGGTGGACGCAGCGGTGGACGCGTGCCTGGGGCAGGACGTCATCAACTTTGCCTTCAACCAGCACTTGCTGGCGAGCGAGGTGGAAAAGCGCATGCCGGATGGCCGCGTGAAGACGCTGGACCTGTCGTGGTCGGCCATTACCGATGAGAGCGACACCATCCTGCGCCTGATGCTGTGTGTGCGCGACGTGACCGAGCTGCGCAAGCTGGCTGCGGAGGCCAGCGAGCAGCGCCGCAACCTGGAGATGATTGGCGAGATCCTGGCGGTGAGCCAGGAGAAGTTCCAGCACTTCATCGACAGTTCCACCAGCTTCGTGCACGAGAACGAACGCATCATCCGCCAGTACTCGCAGGCGGACAGCGCGGCCATTGCGGCGCTGTTCCGCAACATGCACACCATCAAGGGCAATGCGCGCACGTACAACCTGCAGCACCTGACCAACGTCGTGCACGAGACCGAGCAGACCTACCACGCCCTGCGCGAGCCCGGCAGCGAGCACACGTGGGACCAGGACTGGCTGATGCAAGAGCTGACCCGCGTGCGCGAGGCGATCGAGAACTACGCGCGCATCAACGAAAGCAAGCTGGGCCGAAAGGGTGGCGCAGCCCAGGGCGGTGCGGTGCAGGTGGTGCCGGACGCCATGTCGCGCATTCAAGAAAGCCTGCGCCTGCTGGAATCGGCCAATCCGGGCAGCCTGTACGAGCTGGTCTCGATGCGTGATTCTGTCTACCACCTGCTGCGTCTGCTGGGCAGCGAAACGGTGGATGAGATGCTGTCGGGCGTGCTGCAATCGCTGCCGTCGCTCGCCAAGGAGCTGGGCAAAGAACCGGCCGCCGTGCGCATCGACGACAACGGCTACCGCGTGCGCACGGAAGCCGGCGGCATCCTACAGAACGTGTTCACGCACCTGCTGCGCAACTCGATCGACCACGGCATCGAAACGCCCGACGTGCGCACTGCGCTCGGCAAGCCGGCAGCCGGCACGATCCACCTCGAAGTCGGTGTCGACCAGGGCATGCTGCAGATCACGCTGTGTGACGACGGCCGTGGCTTGGCGCTCGATCGCATCCGCAACATCGCCGTGGAGCGCGGCTGGATTGGCGCGGAAGAGCGCCCGAGCGATGAGGACATCGCGCAGTTCATCTTCCGCCCCGGCTTCTCGACCGCCGAGACGGTGACGGAAATCTCCGGCCGCGGCGTTGGCATGGATGCCGTGTTGGAGTTCCTCAAGCGCGAGCAGGGCCGCATCGAGCTGCGCTTTACCGATGACCACAAGGGCGCAGCGTTCCGCCAGTTCCAGACTGTGGTCTGCCTGCCCGAGCGCTTTGCGGTGGACAGCGTGAACGCGGCACTCGGCGGTCAGCCGGATGTGCATCTGGATATGGATAAGGAAGCGTCGTGA
- a CDS encoding DUF1801 domain-containing protein: MKKSAPENAAPASELIDAKIAELDDWRGEMLAKLRALILAADPDVVEEWKWSVPVWSHDGILCTGETYKQTVKMTFAKGASVPDPTGLFNSSLEGNTRRAIDFREGDKVDEKALKALIQAAVALNQSTARR, translated from the coding sequence ATGAAGAAGAGCGCACCGGAGAACGCGGCACCTGCATCTGAATTGATCGACGCGAAAATCGCTGAACTGGATGACTGGCGCGGCGAGATGCTCGCCAAGCTGCGCGCGCTGATCCTGGCGGCCGACCCCGACGTGGTAGAGGAATGGAAGTGGAGCGTGCCGGTCTGGTCGCACGACGGCATCCTCTGCACCGGCGAGACCTACAAGCAGACCGTGAAGATGACGTTTGCCAAGGGCGCTTCTGTGCCGGACCCCACGGGCCTCTTCAATTCCAGCCTGGAAGGCAACACCCGACGCGCGATTGATTTTCGCGAAGGCGACAAGGTGGACGAGAAGGCGCTGAAGGCACTCATCCAGGCCGCCGTGGCCCTGAACCAGTCCACCGCGCGGCGCTGA